The genomic region GCGCTGTATTTGCCTATGATTATTTTGACATAGATATGCTTGAAATCCCTCATGGAAGACCACCAGCAGCAGCAACAGGAATGAAGAGAGTATGTCCTGACAAAGTAATATTTGCCTATCAGGGAGATGGAGATCTTGCAGCAATTGGAACTGCTGAAATAATTCATGCTGCAAATCGTGGTGAAAACATAACAATATTTTTTATCAATAATGCAAATTATGGAATGACAGGTGGACAGATGGCTCCAACTACTCTGATTGGACAGAGAACAACTACAACTCCATCAGGTAGAAAATCAGAATTAGCAGGATATCCAGTTCATGTATCAGAACTTCTTGCTGTTCTTGAAGGCTCGGCTTTTATTGCAAGGGGGGCTCTTGATAGTTATAAAAATATTGTTATAACTAAAAAATATATTGAAAAAGCTTTCAAATATCAGCTTGAAGGAAAAGGGTTTAGTCTTGTTGAAATGCTTTCACCCTGCCCTACTGACTGGGGAATGACTCCTCAAGAGGCTTTAAAGTGGCTCAGAGAAAACATGATGAAAGAATTTAAATTAGGAGTAATTAAGGATAAATGGAACAACGCATAATAGTAGCAGGTTCTGGTGGACAGGGAATTCTTTTTCTTGGTAAAGTTATTGCTCATGCTGCTATGAAAGAAAATAAAGAGGTAACGTGGTTTCCCTCTTATGGCGCTGAAATGCGAGGAGGAACAGCTAATTGTATGGTTGTTATATCTGACGAGCTTATAGGTTCACCAATAGTGAAAAATGCAGATTATCTCATCGTTTTAAATGAAGCCTCTTTTAATAAATTTACTGATAGAATAATCCAAGGAGGTTGTCTTATTTATGATTCTTCAATAATAAAAAATTCAAAATGTCGGCATGATATTAATATTTATCCTGTGGAAGCTTCTCGGGAAGCATCTTTGATAGCCAATCCCAAACTTGCAAATATGGTTCTTCTCGGAGCTTTTGTGAAAATATCTGGAATACTTAATATAGAAAAAGTTCTTGAAACCATTGAAGAAATTATCCCTCCTAAAAGAAAAGAAATGATTGAGGTTAATAAAAATCTTATACTAAGAGGTTTTTCTATTATTGAAAGTTAGAAAAGCATTAGTCTCAGATATTAAATCAATTCATAGATTAATCAATGAGTTTGCAAAAAAAGGTGAAATGCTTCCTCGTTCTTTGAATGAATTATATGAAAATATTAGGGACTTTTTTATTGCTGAAGAAAATAATGAAATTAAAGGAGTTTGTGCATTGCATATATTATGGGAAGATCTTGCTGAAATAAGGTCTTTGGCAGTGAAAAAGGATTCACAAAAAAAAGGAATTGGAAGCCTTCTTGTAAAAAAAAGCCTTAATGAAGCTAAAAAGTTCGGAATTAAAAGAGTTTTTGTTTTAACATATATTCCTGATTTTTTTAAAAAAATTGGATTTAAAGAACTTGACAAATCAAAACTTCCTCAAAAAATTTGGGGTGACTGTATTAGATGTCCAAAATTTCCTGAATGTGATGAAGTAGCTCTTATTTATGAGTTTATGGAATAAAAATTATTTTAATTTCTGATGTTTCTTTTAATTCTTCAATATGTTCTTTAAGTTTTTTATTTAACTCTTTTTCAAATAAATATTTTTCAATTTCATTTCTCACAGAAGCATATGGAATGTTTTTA from Thermodesulfovibrio sp. 3907-1M harbors:
- a CDS encoding 2-oxoacid:acceptor oxidoreductase family protein, whose protein sequence is MEQRIIVAGSGGQGILFLGKVIAHAAMKENKEVTWFPSYGAEMRGGTANCMVVISDELIGSPIVKNADYLIVLNEASFNKFTDRIIQGGCLIYDSSIIKNSKCRHDINIYPVEASREASLIANPKLANMVLLGAFVKISGILNIEKVLETIEEIIPPKRKEMIEVNKNLILRGFSIIES
- a CDS encoding thiamine pyrophosphate-dependent enzyme, with translation MKKKFSRPKLLKNVPFRYCPGCGHSIAHRLIAEVIDELKIKEITIGIAPVGCAVFAYDYFDIDMLEIPHGRPPAAATGMKRVCPDKVIFAYQGDGDLAAIGTAEIIHAANRGENITIFFINNANYGMTGGQMAPTTLIGQRTTTTPSGRKSELAGYPVHVSELLAVLEGSAFIARGALDSYKNIVITKKYIEKAFKYQLEGKGFSLVEMLSPCPTDWGMTPQEALKWLRENMMKEFKLGVIKDKWNNA
- a CDS encoding N-acetyltransferase, producing MKVRKALVSDIKSIHRLINEFAKKGEMLPRSLNELYENIRDFFIAEENNEIKGVCALHILWEDLAEIRSLAVKKDSQKKGIGSLLVKKSLNEAKKFGIKRVFVLTYIPDFFKKIGFKELDKSKLPQKIWGDCIRCPKFPECDEVALIYEFME